The following proteins are encoded in a genomic region of Saccharopolyspora antimicrobica:
- a CDS encoding ABC transporter permease: MIGELIAWLADPAHWTGPGGILAQTLLHLYYCVVSVAAASLVAVPLGVYIGHTGRGAVLVVGVGNAMRALPTLGLVTLLVLGFGLGELPALAGLVILAIPSILSGTYAGIRSAPADAVDAARGMGMTAAQRLWQVELPTALPLVLGGVRSAMLQVVATAAVAAYVGLGGLGRILLDGLKISDYAQMASAAIVIAVLAVLLDLVLAGATRLLVPRGLQLAARRGGKD, translated from the coding sequence GTGATCGGCGAGCTGATCGCCTGGCTGGCCGACCCGGCGCACTGGACCGGGCCGGGCGGGATCCTGGCGCAAACGCTGCTGCACCTCTACTACTGCGTGGTGTCGGTGGCGGCGGCCTCGCTGGTGGCCGTCCCGCTGGGCGTCTACATCGGACACACCGGGCGGGGTGCGGTGCTGGTGGTCGGCGTCGGCAACGCGATGCGCGCGCTGCCCACCCTGGGCCTGGTGACGCTGCTGGTGCTGGGCTTCGGGCTCGGTGAGCTGCCCGCGCTGGCCGGACTGGTGATCCTGGCGATCCCGTCCATCCTGTCCGGCACCTACGCCGGGATCCGCAGCGCTCCGGCCGACGCGGTGGACGCCGCTCGCGGCATGGGCATGACCGCCGCGCAGCGGCTGTGGCAGGTGGAGCTGCCGACCGCGCTGCCGCTGGTGCTCGGCGGGGTGCGCAGCGCGATGCTGCAGGTGGTGGCCACCGCGGCCGTCGCCGCCTACGTCGGGCTCGGCGGGCTGGGGCGGATCCTGCTGGACGGCTTGAAGATCAGTGACTACGCACAGATGGCTTCGGCCGCGATCGTGATCGCGGTCCTTGCGGTGCTGCTCGACCTGGTGCTGGCCGGTGCGACCCGGCTGCTGGTGCCGCGCGG
- a CDS encoding bis-aminopropyl spermidine synthase family protein translates to MTAPHATPGPTDAVQALLTDAGVLARRLREVLAQLTGDPVELDELIRRTAVTRRTVEDVLAAIGPDLETTGSAHRLAPQARDRYRERFALDELGAAPAAAGQLALMREFIESGPKPAAALDHVTATPETALRRAEWLRDNYDLSGANVLCLGDHDLTSLALGLVAPSVSVTVVDVDERILQHIDAVSAERGFGVRTLHADLRFGLPPVLEGWADLVFTDPPYTPEGIGLFATRAAECLAGPQSRLLVAYGYSPRTPALGHKVQQELLRLGMVFEAILPQFHRYFGAQAIGSASDLYVCQPTAHTRKLALRQAPGIYTHGPQSVEAREAAAPPEFLAAIGERLGSPVTTLHDPGWTRPARRQPSVYDLRADPGPWLLRMLLAANADRVGFVVGNNHPDITSERAQRALSELVAAKYRLRFHRSTPDAKHAVVVAELVEPDSAAGYLLQRAHGKLGNVWREGLIAHVDPELTKRAAKERIAALAPVLDDLDLRLIDLPRHRIEALLPHL, encoded by the coding sequence ATGACTGCTCCGCATGCCACTCCAGGTCCTACCGACGCCGTGCAGGCACTGCTCACCGACGCCGGTGTGCTCGCGCGCCGCCTGCGCGAGGTCCTCGCGCAGCTCACGGGCGATCCCGTCGAGCTCGACGAGCTGATCCGCCGCACCGCGGTGACGCGGCGGACCGTCGAGGACGTGCTCGCCGCGATCGGCCCCGACCTGGAGACCACCGGCAGCGCCCACCGGCTCGCCCCGCAGGCCCGCGACCGCTACCGGGAGCGCTTCGCGCTGGACGAGCTGGGCGCGGCACCCGCGGCGGCCGGGCAGCTGGCGCTGATGCGCGAGTTCATCGAGAGCGGGCCGAAGCCCGCAGCCGCGCTCGACCACGTCACCGCCACCCCGGAAACCGCGCTGCGCCGCGCGGAATGGCTGCGCGACAACTACGACCTGAGCGGGGCCAACGTGCTCTGCCTCGGCGACCACGACCTGACCTCGCTGGCGCTGGGCCTGGTGGCGCCGTCGGTGTCGGTGACCGTCGTGGACGTCGACGAGCGGATCCTGCAGCACATCGACGCGGTGTCGGCCGAGCGCGGTTTCGGCGTCCGCACGTTGCACGCCGACCTGCGCTTCGGGTTGCCGCCGGTGCTGGAGGGCTGGGCCGACCTGGTGTTCACCGACCCGCCCTACACCCCGGAGGGCATCGGCCTGTTCGCCACCCGCGCCGCCGAATGCCTGGCCGGGCCGCAGAGCAGGCTGCTCGTCGCCTACGGCTACAGCCCGCGGACGCCCGCGCTGGGGCACAAGGTGCAGCAGGAGCTGCTGCGGCTGGGCATGGTGTTCGAGGCGATCCTGCCGCAGTTCCACCGCTACTTCGGTGCGCAGGCCATCGGCAGCGCCAGCGACCTGTACGTGTGCCAGCCGACCGCGCACACCCGCAAGCTCGCGCTGCGCCAGGCGCCCGGCATCTACACGCACGGCCCGCAGTCCGTGGAGGCGCGGGAAGCCGCTGCACCGCCGGAATTCCTCGCCGCGATCGGCGAACGCCTGGGCAGCCCGGTCACCACGCTGCACGATCCCGGCTGGACGCGGCCGGCCCGGCGGCAGCCGTCGGTGTACGACCTGCGCGCGGACCCGGGGCCGTGGCTGCTGCGCATGCTGCTGGCCGCCAACGCCGACCGGGTCGGGTTCGTGGTCGGCAACAACCACCCGGACATCACCAGCGAACGCGCCCAGCGCGCGCTGTCCGAACTGGTCGCGGCGAAGTACCGGCTGCGCTTCCACCGCAGCACGCCGGACGCCAAGCACGCCGTCGTGGTGGCCGAGCTGGTGGAACCGGACTCGGCGGCCGGGTACCTGCTGCAGCGGGCGCACGGCAAGCTCGGCAACGTCTGGCGCGAAGGCCTGATCGCGCACGTCGACCCGGAGCTCACCAAGCGCGCGGCCAAGGAGCGCATCGCCGCGCTCGCCCCGGTGCTGGACGACCTGGACCTGCGCCTGATCGACCTGCCCCGGCACCGCATCGAAGCACTCCTGCCGCACCTCTGA
- a CDS encoding lasso RiPP family leader peptide-containing protein has translation MYSKPKLQKLGAFERLTMHSRPSRKDKAHRRRPRHVLL, from the coding sequence ATGTACTCCAAGCCGAAGCTGCAGAAGCTCGGGGCGTTCGAGCGGCTGACGATGCACAGCCGGCCGTCCAGGAAGGACAAGGCCCATCGCCGGCGTCCGCGCCACGTCCTGCTCTGA
- a CDS encoding ABC transporter permease, whose translation MIDYFGSPSNRELVLEQLTEHIYLALLPLLLGVLLALPLGRLAQRVRWLRGALQGTANVVYTIPSLALFVIIPGLLGTPLLSSVNVVIALTLYTAALLVGPVKDALDSVPVHVVAAATALGYRPARRFLTVELPLSVPVLAAAVRVASVSNISMVSVGALVGIGGLGRLFTDGFQRDYPEQIVIGIVLTLLLALVVDLLLVLLWRLATPWARAGVSAA comes from the coding sequence GTGATCGATTACTTCGGCAGCCCGAGCAACCGCGAGCTGGTGCTCGAACAGCTCACCGAGCACATCTACTTGGCCCTGCTGCCGCTGCTGCTCGGCGTGCTGCTGGCGCTGCCGCTGGGACGGCTGGCGCAGCGGGTGCGCTGGCTGCGCGGCGCGTTGCAGGGCACCGCGAACGTCGTCTACACGATCCCGTCGCTGGCGCTGTTCGTGATCATCCCCGGGCTGCTGGGCACGCCGCTGCTGTCGTCGGTCAACGTGGTCATCGCGCTGACGCTCTACACCGCGGCGCTGCTGGTCGGCCCGGTCAAGGACGCGCTCGACTCGGTGCCGGTGCACGTCGTCGCCGCCGCCACCGCGCTGGGCTACCGGCCCGCCCGGCGGTTCCTCACCGTGGAGCTGCCGCTGTCGGTGCCGGTGCTGGCCGCCGCCGTGCGGGTGGCCTCGGTCAGCAACATCAGCATGGTCAGCGTCGGCGCGCTGGTCGGCATCGGTGGGCTGGGCAGGCTGTTCACCGACGGATTCCAGCGCGACTACCCGGAGCAGATCGTCATCGGCATCGTGCTGACGCTGCTGCTGGCGCTGGTGGTGGACCTGCTGCTGGTGCTGCTGTGGCGGCTGGCCACGCCGTGGGCGCGAGCGGGGGTGAGCGCGGCGTGA
- a CDS encoding ABC transporter ATP-binding protein, with protein MIEFQAVRKEYQNGTVAVHELSLSVRAGTITVLVGPSGCGKTTLMRMVNRMIEPSSGKVLVGGTDVRERDPAELRRGIGYVIQQAGLFPHRTVLDNIATVPLLHGRSKQEARQRAGELLELVGLQPELAKRYPAQLSGGQQQRVGVARALAADPPVLLMDEPFSAVDPVVREGLQDELLRLQDELDKTVLFVTHDIDEAIKLGEKVAVLRQGGHLAQYAEPDDLLAEPADDFVTAFVGRDRGYRRLSFVDSDSLSPQPVDTVELGSRVDRQQQWRLALDDAGRPRGWLPPETEVDGPLSEERLVAGGSLYSRGAPLRGALDAALSAPTGLGVVVDGDGGYVGVVTAEHVLGVIERHRRPEGLP; from the coding sequence TTGATCGAGTTCCAGGCCGTGCGCAAGGAGTACCAGAACGGCACCGTCGCCGTCCACGAGCTCAGCCTGTCGGTGCGGGCAGGCACCATCACCGTGCTGGTGGGTCCTTCCGGTTGCGGGAAGACCACGTTGATGCGGATGGTGAACCGGATGATCGAGCCGTCGTCGGGCAAGGTGCTCGTCGGTGGCACCGACGTGCGCGAGCGCGACCCGGCGGAGCTGCGCCGCGGCATCGGCTACGTGATCCAGCAGGCGGGGCTGTTCCCGCACCGCACCGTGCTGGACAACATCGCGACCGTGCCGCTGCTGCACGGCCGCAGCAAGCAGGAGGCCCGGCAGCGCGCCGGTGAGCTGCTGGAACTGGTCGGGTTGCAGCCGGAGCTGGCCAAGCGCTACCCGGCGCAGCTCTCCGGTGGTCAGCAGCAGCGCGTCGGGGTGGCCAGGGCGCTTGCCGCCGACCCGCCGGTGCTGCTGATGGACGAGCCGTTCAGTGCCGTCGACCCGGTGGTGCGCGAGGGTCTGCAGGACGAGCTGCTGCGGTTGCAGGACGAGCTGGACAAGACGGTCCTGTTCGTCACCCACGACATCGACGAGGCCATCAAGCTCGGGGAGAAGGTCGCGGTGCTGCGGCAGGGCGGCCACCTCGCCCAGTACGCCGAGCCCGACGACCTGCTGGCCGAACCGGCCGACGACTTCGTGACCGCCTTCGTCGGCCGCGACCGCGGCTACCGCCGACTGTCCTTCGTGGACTCCGACAGCCTGAGCCCGCAGCCGGTGGACACCGTCGAGCTCGGCAGCCGGGTGGACCGGCAGCAGCAGTGGCGGCTGGCGCTCGACGACGCGGGCCGACCGCGCGGCTGGCTGCCGCCGGAGACCGAAGTGGACGGTCCGCTGAGCGAAGAGCGGCTCGTGGCAGGAGGTTCCCTGTACTCGCGGGGCGCTCCGCTGCGCGGTGCGCTGGACGCCGCGCTGTCGGCGCCGACCGGACTGGGCGTGGTGGTCGACGGCGACGGCGGGTACGTCGGCGTGGTCACCGCCGAGCACGTGCTCGGCGTGATCGAACGGCACCGCCGCCCCGAGGGGCTGCCGTGA